Genomic window (Gemmatimonadota bacterium):
GCTTCAGCCGGTCGAGCATGTCGAGGGTGCGTTCGAGTTCCTCCCCCTGGAACCGGACGTCCTCGCTGCGGTTATCGCCTTCGGGAAATTGGTGCCCTCGTCCGTATTTCCCGGTCAGCAGCCCCTTGTACAGCGGCCAGTAGGAGATCACGGCGATGTCGTTGTCGCGGCAGTAGGGCAGGATCTCCGCCTCGATGTCGCGATTGAGCAGGTTGTATGGCGGCTGGTCCGAGTGGAGCGGCGCGTGGCGGGCGAACGCCCTCATCTGCGCCACATCGTAATTGCTCACGCCGATGGCGCGGATCTTGCCCTGTTCCTTCAGTTCGGCGAGCGTGGCGGCCGTCTCTTCGAAGGGCGTGTTCTCGTCCGGCGCGTGCACCTGGTACAGGTCGATGTAGTCCGTATTCAGCCTGCGGAGGCTCTCCTCGACCTGTTCGAGGACACGCTTCCTCGAGCTGTCGCGGAGCAGCGTCGTGCCGTCCCAGTACAGGCCGCATTTC
Coding sequences:
- a CDS encoding aldo/keto reductase, with the protein product MEYRALGESGLTVSAIGMGCWPMAGVGWTGIDDNASLAALEAAMDGGITLIDTAYMYGRSGESERLVGRAIAGRRDRIVLATKCGLYWDGTTLLRDSSRKRVLEQVEESLRRLNTDYIDLYQVHAPDENTPFEETAATLAELKEQGKIRAIGVSNYDVAQMRAFARHAPLHSDQPPYNLLNRDIEAEILPYCRDNDIAVISYWPLYKGLLTGKYGRGHQFPEGDNRSEDVRFQGEELERTLDMLDRLKPIADEYGKSIAQLVIHWTARQPGITSVLCGATRPAQVEQNIEAVGWELSDDHRAQVDEIVAGLGE